One segment of Pelecanus crispus isolate bPelCri1 chromosome 2, bPelCri1.pri, whole genome shotgun sequence DNA contains the following:
- the ADNP2 gene encoding activity-dependent neuroprotector homeobox protein 2 codes for MFQIPVQNLDNIRKARKKVKGILVDLGLDSCRELLKNLKNFDPGEKHFCNTSWSDVSPWESVGKRKRYRTKPYCCSLCKFSSKLLTSFKNHLHRYHEDEMDQELVVPCPKCAFASDPKIVGKHIRMFHSSNKRVQNYTVSILDGMKQFRSDIINFTCLKCHFTDTLYYNMKKHVLMNHFQNLISTYFGQKPDESKENSVEHYCKKCNASANSQDSLMYHVLTAETHRDLENKLRSVISEHIKKPGLVKQMHIAPKPPQGVAVAAPSAGPAAAPAGSVTAPACIQLAFPQNNQNQSVVQPKAVQNTVRPLTVSSASGSLPHTTSAPVVTPSHVTLVSNNLPVGQNNVNIQPSPSQPIIVSHRLPLNQPVRAGAIPLNHSVGTVNRTVAPTVLPLNQPVRPGLFPINQPIGTINGPVAAGALPVTQPVSPVNQPVAPGVLPVNQPVAPGVLPVNQPVVPGVLSVNQSLGNVNRPIGPRVLPVAQPVAPGVLQLNQPVASGVVPVRQPVRPGFLQLNQPVAPAVILVNQPVQPAASQNAAFLTAGSILRQLIPTGKQVNGIPTYTLAPVSVTLPVPPGGGVATVTPPQVPNQLMQSGTVTQLSQSPASAPSPPMVLMSQNTSLQASPPGPETSQAIRQAKQWKTCPVCNELFPSNVYQVHMEVAHKHGDVKMEETLEPDKLAACAPFLRWMTEKTVRCFSCKCFLCEEELMKHLLMHGLACLFCTVTFHDLKSLVEHNKATHNGKKQLHADYSNRGFQLGNDAQGDLVFPHFDFSTVLPKEDIGEREVHLAVLAGLNSRTLVPVYIKVKPQTAEVNNRCNKRVLTCPFCFGTFVSKETYEMHLKERHHIMPTVHTILKSPAFKCIHCCGVYTGNMTLTAIAVHLLRCRSAPKDSNSSVKMQLERTEKKELLFVNGEKHDSVILKRKQLDSCFVAEDQRNKEQQPLSLSTGIALSPEKEVNSGVVPFKRQKFNTRTETKKLPSSEDLRFLAVDPNHYDHNSYEAQKQFLTDYFNERPYPSKKEIELLSLLLYAWKIDVASFFGKRRNICLKAINNHRSSVLLGFSMSELKNIKHSLNIKDEPLDM; via the exons aatCTTAAAAATTTTGACCCAGGTGAAAAACACTTTTGTAACACTTCATGGAGTGATGTCTCTCCTTGGGAGTCTGTGGGCAAAAGGAAG agATACAGAACAAAGCCGTACTGCTGTAGCTTATGCAAGTTCTCGTCAAAATTGCTTACTTCATTCAAGAATCACTTGCACCGTTACCATGAGGATGAAATGGACCAAGAGCTGGTGGTTCCTTGCCCAAAATGTGCATTTGCTTCTGATCCCAAAATAGTGGGAAAACATATCCGGATGTTTCATTCATCTAATAAAAGAGTACAGAACTATACAGTCAGCATTTTGGATGGCATGAAACAATTCAGGAGTGACATCATAAACTTCACATGTCTAAAATGTCACTTTACAGACACATTGTATTACAATATGAAGAAACATGTGCTGATGAACCATTTTCAAAACTTAATAAGTACATATTTTGGCCAGAAACCTGATGAAAGTAAAGAGAATTCTGTTGAGCACTATTGTAAAAAATGTAATGCTTCTGCAAACAGCCAAGACTCTTTAATGTATCATGTCTTGACAGCTGAAACACACCGAGACCTGGAGAACAAACTTCGGTCTGTGATTTCAGAACATATTAAGAAACCAGGACTCGTGAAACAAATGCATATTGCTCCAAAGCCTCCCCAAGGTGTGGCAGTGGCTGCTCCGTCTGCAgggcctgctgctgccccggcaGGTTCCGTCACAGCTCCAGCTTGCATCCAGCTTGCATTTCCACAGAACAATCAAAACCAGAGTGTGGTGCAGCCGAAAGCAGTTCAAAACACAGTCAGACCACTGACTGTTTCAAGTGCCTCTGGTAGCCTTCCACATACAACTTCTGCTCCGGTTGTTACCCCGTCACATGTTACTCTTGTATCTAATAATCTCCCTGTAGGTCAGAATAATGTTAATATTCAGCCATCACCTTCCCAGCCTATCATTGTTTCCCATAGGCTCCCACTTAATCAGCCTGTGAGGGCTGGAGCTATTCCTCTGAATCACTCTGTTGGGACTGTAAATAGAACTGTGGCCCCCACAGTTCTTCCTCTTAATCAACCTGTCAGGCCTGGGCTCTTTCCTATTAATCAACCCATTGGTACTATAAATGGTCCAGTTGCAGCTGGAGCACTACCTGTTACTCAACCTGTCAGCCCTGTGAATCAGCCGGTTGCACCAGGAGTCCTCCCTGTGAATCAACCGGTTGCACCAGGAGTCCTCCCTGTGAATCAACCGGTTGTACCAGGAGTTCTCTCTGTCAACCAGTCGCTTGGGAATGTGAATAGACCCATTGGTCCCAGGGTCCTTCCTGTGGCGCAGCCAGTTGCACCAGGGGTTCTTCAGCTTAACCAGCCTGTTGCCTCTGGGGTTGTTCCCGTCAGACAGCCTGTCAGACCTGGGTTTCTTCAGCTTAATCAACCTGTTGCCCCAGCAGTTATCCTAGTAAATCAGCCAGTTCAACCTGCAGCTTctcaaaatgcagcttttttgaCTGCAGGTTCTATACTTAGGCAGTTGATTCCAACTGGTAAGCAGGTTAATGGGATACCTACGTACACGCTTGCCCCAGTTTCAGTTACTTTGCCTGTACCTCCTGGTGGTGGAGTAGCAACTGTTACGCCACCACAAGTGCCCAACCAACTAATGCAGTCTGGGACAGTAACTCAGTTGTCCCAGTCACCAGCTAGTGCACCCTCTCCTCCGATGGTTTTAATGTCTCAGAATACATCGTTACAAGCCTCCCCACCTGGTCCTGAAACAAGTCAGGCTATCAGACAGGCTAAGCAGTGGAAGACTTGCCCTGTTTGCAATGAGCTTTTCCCATCAAATGTCTACCAGGTGCACATGGAGGTGGCGCACAAACATGGTGATGTGAAAATGGAGGAAACCCTGGAACCTGACAAACTGGCAGCTTGCGCACCATTTCTAAGGTGGATGACAGAAAAGACAGTCCGGTGTTTCTCttgtaaatgttttctctgtgagGAAGAGCTCATGAAACATCTCTTGATGCATGGCTTAGCTTGCTTGTTTTGCACAGTTACTTTCCATGACTTAAAAAGCCTTGTGGAGCACAATAAAGCTACACACAATGGGAAAAAGCAGTTACATGCAGATTACAGCAACAGAGGATTTCAACTAGGTAATGATGCTCAGGGTGACCTTGTATTTCCACACTTTGATTTCAGTACAGTGTTACCAAAAGAAGACATTGGTGAAAGAGAAGTACATTTGGCAGTGCTTGCTGGTCTAAATTCAAGAACACTTGTCCCTGTTTACATCAAAGTGAAACCTCAGACAGCAGAAGTGAACAACAGATGCAACAAAAGAGTGTTAACCTGTCCCTTTTGCTTTGGTACGTTTGTTAGTAAAGAAACCTATGAAATGCATTTGAAAGAGCGGCATCATATAATGCCAACTGTACATACAATTTTAAAGTCTCCTGCTTTCAAGTGCATCCACTGTTGTGGTGTGTACACTGGAAATATGACTCTGACAGCTATTGCTGTACATTTGCTCCGTTGTAGAAGTGCTCCCAAAGACAGCAACTCAAGCGTGAAGATGCAGCTTGAGCGTACTGAGAAGAAAGAGCTACTGTTTGTGAATGGTGAAAaacatgattctgtgatactgaaaagaaagcagttaGATTCCTGCTTTGTTGCAGAAGACCAAAGGAATAAGGAACAGCAGCCTCTGAGCTTAAGTACTGGCATAGCTCTATCtccagaaaaagaagtgaatTCAGGGGTAGTGCCTTTCAAGCGACAAAAGTTTAATACTAGGACTGAGACGAAGAAGCTTCCTTCTAGTGAGGATCTTCGCTTTCTAGCAGTAGATCCTAATCATTATGATCACAATTCTTATGAGGCTCAAAAACAGTTTTTGACAGACTACTTTAATGAGAGACCATATCCTTCTAAAAAAGAGATAGAATTACTTTCCTTGCTGCTATATGCGTGGAAAATTGATGTTGCATCATTCTTTGGAAAAAGGAGGAATATATGCTTAAAGGCGATAAATAATCACAGATCATCTGTGCTGCTGGGTTTCAGTATGTCTGAACTAAAAAATATTAAGCACAGTTTGAATATAAAAGATGAACCATTAGATATGTAA